Genomic DNA from Geothermobacter hydrogeniphilus:
CACCAAGAAGGGCAAAATCAACCAATGTTCAACGTGAGGCCTGAAAAAAACACAACGGGAAAAAGGCAACTGGACAAAATGTCTTGTCTACAGAGCAAAAACAAGTCAATTTCCCGTGGTTTCTTCCTGTCGTGGACCTTCTGTTAAAAGGTTTCTTGGTGTCCTTGGTGTCTTGGTGGCAGCTTGTGATCAGATCAACGCGTACTTCTTCAGCACCGTCTGCAGTTTCTCCAGGCTGCCCGGTTGCAGCGGTGAGAGGGGCAGACGCACGTCGGCGCGGCACTTGCCCATCAGGCTGGCCGAGGTCTTGACCGGTACCGGATTGGCCTCGATGAACATCAACTGGTGCAGTTCCAGCAGCTTGAGGTGCAGTTCGCGGGCCCTGGCATAGTTGCCTTCCTGGGCGGCGACCACCATCTGCTTGACCTGAGCGGGGGCGATGTTGGCGGTCACCGAGATGACGCCGACCGCGCCGCAGGCCATCAGCGGGAAGGTGAGAAAATCATCGCCGGAGATGACGTCGATTTTGTCACCGGCGTTGGCGATGATCTCGCTGGCCTGGGTGATGCTGCCGGAAGCTTCCTTGATGGCGACGATGTTGTCGATTTCGGCCAGGCGGCAGGTGGTCTCGGCGGCGATGTTGATGCCGGTGCGGCCGGGAACATTGTAGAGCACCTGCGGCAGGGCGACCTCGGCGGCAATCTTCCGGTAGTGCAGGAAGATTCCCTCCTGCGAGGGTTTGTTGTAGTAGGGGCAGACCAGCAGCAGGCCGTCGGCGCCGTTGGCCTTGGCGTTCTGCGACAGGTGAATCGCCTCGGCGGTGTTGTTGGCGCCGGTTCCGGCGACCACCGGGATGCGTCCCCTGACCTGGTCGATACAGGTTTTGATGACCCGGTCGTGCTCTTCGAAGCCGAGGGTGGCCGATTCGCCGGTCGTCCCGCAGGGGACGATGACATCGGTGCCGTTCTCGATCTGGAACTCGATCAGCTGGCGGTAACTCTCTTCATCAAATCGGCCGTCTTCCCCGAAAGGGGTGATGATGGCGACCATGGACCCGGAAAAATGCGACATGAAAGGACCTCCTCCTGTTGCGTGGAACAGCGGTATTTTTTTCTTTCCCCGATAAGATTCCCTTGGTAGCACAGACCGAAACTATTGTAAACCGTCGGCGGGGACGGTCACCAGGTTGGAGAGTTCGCTTTCCAGTTCGGTGTCGTCCCGCTTCCAGACCGCGCGGACGGCGTAACGGTAGCTGCTGCCGACGGTGATGGTGAAATCGTCGTAGCCGGTTTCCAGTTCGGGCGTGGCGTTGAGCGGCGACAGGGCCAGCGGGGCTGATCCGGTGGCCCGGTAGAGGTGATAGCCGAGCAGTGTCATGCCTTCAACGGGTTGGACCGGTTGCCATTTCAGGCGGATGAATCGTTCCAGGCTCGTTGCCGAGAGTTCTTTCGGCGCCGTCGGCGGCTGCAGGTAGGGGCGGCGGATCTTGGCCGGCACCCCCGGGTAACCGCCGTTGGTGACGGCACTGACGCGATACTGGTAACCGCGACCGGCCAGCAGGTCCTGACGGTCGATCAGGAAATATCGGCCGTCGACGACCTGGACGTCACCCGGGAAGTCGGGGTCGACATCCCGCAGCAGGGTCGAGGTGTCGCGGCATTCGAGGCAGTCATCGGCCGGATCGTAGCTCATGCGGTAGACGGCGAAATGATCGAGGTCGGTGATCGGCGTGCCGTCCTGGTTGGTTTTCGGCGCCTGCCAGGAAACGCGCATCGCCGCGCCGAGCTGACGGACCGAAAGATTCTCCACCGCCTTCGGCAGGGGCTTCAGCAGAGGCATGGGGGCCGCCTTGTGGCCGCAGGCTGACAACAGCAGTCCGCAGGTCAGGATGAGGACCGGGGTTCGGATACGCATCGCTCAGTTGCGGCCGCGCGCCTGGCGGGCACGAGCGATTTCCCGTTCCACCGCTTCGCGGGCGGTGCCGCCGGTCGCCTTGCGGGAATTGACCGAGGCTTCGAGGGTGACGAAATCGAAGATGTCGGCGCCGATGACGGGTGAGAACTGCTGGAACTCTTCGAGACTCAGTTCCGGGATGTCCTTGTTGTTCTCGATGCAGTAGCGTACCGTCTTGCCGACGATTTCGTGGGCTTCGCGGAAGGGGATGCCCTTGCGCACCACGTAGTCGGCGACGTCGGTGGCGGTCGAGAAGCCGCGGGCGGCGGCGATCCGCATGTTGTCGGCCCGGACCTGCAGCTGGGCGATCATGTCGGCAAAAATCTTCAGCGATCCCTTGACCGTGTCGAGGGTGTCGAAGAGCGGCTCCTTGTCTTCCTGCATGTCCTTGTTGTAGGCCAGCGGCAGGGATTTCATCAGCGTCAGCAGGCTGATCAGGTTGCCGTAGACGCGACCGGTCTTGCCGCGCACCAGTTCGGGCACGTCGGGGTTCTTCTTCTGCGGCATGATCGAGGAGCCGGTGCAGAAGGAATCGGAGAGTTCGATGAAGCTGAAGTCAGCGCTCGACCAGAGGATCAACTCCTCCGACAGGCGCGACAGGTGCATCATCAGGATGCTGGCGGCGCCGCAGAACTCCAGGCCGAAGTCGCGGTCGGAGACCGAATCGAGGCTGTTGCGGGTGACGCCGTCGAAACCGAGCTGTTCGGCGACCCATTCGCGGTCGATGGGGAAGGTGGTTCCGGCCAGCGCTCCGGCGCCGAGGGGCAGCACATTCATCCGCCGCCGCAGGTCACGCAGACGACCGGCGTCACGCAGGAACATCTCGTGGTAGGCGAGCAGGTGGTGGGCGAAGAGCACCGGCTGGGCGGTCTGCAGGTGGGTGTAGCCGGGCATGATGACGTCGATATTGGCCTCGGCCTGGTCGAGCAGCGCCCCCTGCAGGGCGTCGAGGTAGTCGGCCAGGCTGTCCAGTTCTTCACGCAGGTAGAGGCGGATGTCGAGGGCCACCTGGTCATTGCGTGAGCGGGCGGTGTGCAGCTTGCCGCCGACCGGACCGATCTGTTCGATCAGGCGTTTCTCGATGTTCATGTGGATGTCTTCAAGGGCCACCGAGAATTTGAACTTGCCGGCATTGATCTCCTCGAGGATTTCATTCAGACCGTAGACGATTCGTTCGGCGTCCTTGTCGCTGATGATCTTCTGTCTGGCCAGCATCCGGGCGTGGGCGATCGAGCCCTGGATGTCATAGCGGTAGAGCCGCTGGTCGAAACTGATCGAGGCGGTGAATTCTTCAACGAACTTGTCGGTCGGCTGGGTGAAGCGCCCGGCCCAGGGTTTTTCGCTCATGGTTGTTTCCTTGTGTAATGCCGGGGCATGGCCGGGAGTTGAAAAAGCCACGGTCCCCGGGCTGAGGACTACGCCGCAGATGGGCGTTTTTCATCATCCCGCTAAAGAATGTTTCCGCCGCTGCCGGCGACCCGTCCCACCAGCTCTTCGCTGCTCATCCGTGTCCATCCTCCGTCCCGGGTCGGGCGGAAGATGGAATGGATCTTCAGCGGCACCCGGGTGGTGCGGGGGTCGAGCTCGTGAAAGACCGGCAGGTTGAAAAAATACAGCCGCGGGGCGCTGCCGAATCGCAGTCGACAGACCGGCAGGCCGTCGAAATCGTCGGTGGCGAATTCACCCAGCTGAACCTGTTCAAGTTTGTGGCTCTCGTGAATGATGACACTCGAATGTCCGAAGCCGTCTTCTCCGCTCGGGATTCCCTCGCAGCGGGTTCCCGCCGCGCTGTTGCAGAACAGGGTGATGGCGTCCCGCACCCCCGGGGTGTATTCGAGATATTCGCCGTAGAAGCCGTTGACGACATCCCGGAACGCCTGGTGTTCCGGCTTCGGATTGCATTCGATCACCGCCAGCAGATCCAGCCGCTGTCGGGTTTCGAAAAAAAGCTTGTTGGCCCGTTCAATGATGACACTGATATTCGACTGGTAGAGGTCGCGGTAGACATAGTCGAGGCAGATCAGGGCCATGAAGTTGAAGCAGGTCGGGTGACAGCGGAACAGCGGGAAAACCTTGCCCCGGTATAGATCGTGCCGGGCGTCAAAATGTTCCTCGCCGCCGAACGGATGACTCTTGGCCTCGAAAAAGACCCGCAGTCGGCCGTCCTGTTCCTTGCAGGCGATCAGGCAGCTGTTGACCGGCACCTGTTCCACCTCGCCGGCATCGAGATCGCGATCGACGGCGGCGAGGATTTCCCTGTTGTCCGCGCGGTAGCGGCACAGCAGGTCGCGAAAGCGGGCCAGGCTGATGTGTTCGAGGCCGATGATGGTGATGGTGTTTGGTCGAAACCGGCGTTCGATCAGCTCCAGGGCCGCAAAAATCTGCTCGGCCGGCAGGATCAGTTCCGGCAGCAGCAGAAAATGGAGTTTTTTCAGGTTCCCCCGGCCTTCGGCAACCAGTTCCAGGATGGTGCGGACCTGCCGCCACTGGTGCTCCGGTTCGCGGATGCGGAAGGCGAAATCGGTCCGTTCGAGCAGGTTCGGCACCTGGCAGCAGAGGGCGTGCAGGTGATGTCCGCGGGGGAACGCAACCTGGATATCCTTCTCGACGATACGGACCATAAAGTTTTCCGGAATGTTTTCAGGAACGCGGCATCTGCAGCTGATCGGGAACCTCCCCGGCCACGTCGATGGCCGCGGAAAGCTTGCCCCACGGCAGGTGGGGGAAAACCTGGCCGAGAATATAGCGGCAACCCGGCGGCAGGGCCATGGTCGGCAGTTCCTCCTCCGTAACCCAGCGTGCCTCGGTGCACTCGCTGCCGTTCGGCTTCAGTTCCCCGCCGGTCAGTCGACAGCGGTAGTAGAGGATGACATAATGATCTCCATTGCTGCCGATGTCGATATGTTCATAGACATCGATCAGTTCCTCAACGCTGACTTCAAGTCCGACCTCTTCCACAACTTCACGATGCAGGGCGGAGAGGATCGCCTCGCCATGGTCGATCTTGCCGCCCGGCATCACCCACTGGCTGCAGAAGGGCTCGATACACCGTCGGGTCAACAGGGTTCGTCCCTGTTCGTCGATGATGCAGGCGACAACCGAGGTCTTGATCTGTTGTTTGCGAAAATCCATGGGTGCATTAACCCCGGCGAAAGGCCAAGGGCAAAAGGCCAAAGGTTGACCGGGCCCGATTCCCTTAGCCTTTCGCCCTTCGCCGCTTCTCGATTTTCAACCGGCCTTGCCTTTATTCATCATACTACGGATTCTCAGCCGCAGGGCGTTGAGTTTGATGAAGCCTTCGGCATCGGCCTGGTTGTAGACCTCGTCGGCCTCGAAGGTGGCGAACTCCGGGTTGAAGAGGGAGTGGGTGTCCGACTTGCGGCCGACCACCCGGCAGTGCCCCTTGTAGAGTTTGACCCGGGCGACGCCGTTGACGGTCTGCTGGGTCTCGTCGATCAGGGTCTGCAGTGCCTCGCGCTCAGGCGAGAACCAGTAGCCGTTGTAGACCATGGCCGCGTAGCGGGGAATCAGCGAGTCGCGCAGGTTCATCACCTCGCGGTCCATGGTGATCTGCTCGACACCGCGGTGCGCTTCCTCGAGGATAGTGCCGCCGGGAGTCTCGTAGACGCCGCGGCTCTTCATGCCGACGTAGCGGTTTTCCAGCAGGTCGAGGCGGCCGATGCCGTGCTCGTAGCCGTAGGCATTCAGCTTTTCGAGCAGGGCCGCCGGCGAGAGCCGTTCGCCGTTGACGGCGACGGCGTCGCCTTTTTCGAATTCGATCTCCAGGTATTCCGGCTGGTCCGGGGCATCTTCGGGCCGCCGGGTGAGCAGGTACATCTCCTCGGGAGCCTCGGCCCAGGGGTCTTCCAGCACGTCTCCCTCGAAGGAGATGTGCAGCAGATTGCGGTCGCTGCTCCAGGGGAATTTCTTGCTGGTCGGAATCGGGATGCCGTGTTTTTTGGCATAGGCCTCAAGCGCCGAGCGGCTGTTCAGATCCCACTCCCGCCAGGGGGCGATGACCTTGACCGAGGGGTCGAAATGGTAGTAGCCGAGTTCGAACCGCACCTGGTCGTTGCCCTTGCCGGTGGCGCCGTGGG
This window encodes:
- a CDS encoding argininosuccinate synthase produces the protein MSKYGSVKKAVLAYSGGLDTSIILKWLIEEYGCEVVAFSADLGQGEELDHIPQKAKDTGAVACHILDLREEFVRDFVFPMFRANAIYEGRYFLGTSIARPLIAKAQMEIAAKEGADAVSHGATGKGNDQVRFELGYYHFDPSVKVIAPWREWDLNSRSALEAYAKKHGIPIPTSKKFPWSSDRNLLHISFEGDVLEDPWAEAPEEMYLLTRRPEDAPDQPEYLEIEFEKGDAVAVNGERLSPAALLEKLNAYGYEHGIGRLDLLENRYVGMKSRGVYETPGGTILEEAHRGVEQITMDREVMNLRDSLIPRYAAMVYNGYWFSPEREALQTLIDETQQTVNGVARVKLYKGHCRVVGRKSDTHSLFNPEFATFEADEVYNQADAEGFIKLNALRLRIRSMMNKGKAG
- the dapA gene encoding 4-hydroxy-tetrahydrodipicolinate synthase; the encoded protein is MSHFSGSMVAIITPFGEDGRFDEESYRQLIEFQIENGTDVIVPCGTTGESATLGFEEHDRVIKTCIDQVRGRIPVVAGTGANNTAEAIHLSQNAKANGADGLLLVCPYYNKPSQEGIFLHYRKIAAEVALPQVLYNVPGRTGINIAAETTCRLAEIDNIVAIKEASGSITQASEIIANAGDKIDVISGDDFLTFPLMACGAVGVISVTANIAPAQVKQMVVAAQEGNYARARELHLKLLELHQLMFIEANPVPVKTSASLMGKCRADVRLPLSPLQPGSLEKLQTVLKKYALI
- the argH gene encoding argininosuccinate lyase, with amino-acid sequence MSEKPWAGRFTQPTDKFVEEFTASISFDQRLYRYDIQGSIAHARMLARQKIISDKDAERIVYGLNEILEEINAGKFKFSVALEDIHMNIEKRLIEQIGPVGGKLHTARSRNDQVALDIRLYLREELDSLADYLDALQGALLDQAEANIDVIMPGYTHLQTAQPVLFAHHLLAYHEMFLRDAGRLRDLRRRMNVLPLGAGALAGTTFPIDREWVAEQLGFDGVTRNSLDSVSDRDFGLEFCGAASILMMHLSRLSEELILWSSADFSFIELSDSFCTGSSIMPQKKNPDVPELVRGKTGRVYGNLISLLTLMKSLPLAYNKDMQEDKEPLFDTLDTVKGSLKIFADMIAQLQVRADNMRIAAARGFSTATDVADYVVRKGIPFREAHEIVGKTVRYCIENNKDIPELSLEEFQQFSPVIGADIFDFVTLEASVNSRKATGGTAREAVEREIARARQARGRN
- a CDS encoding NUDIX domain-containing protein, whose translation is MDFRKQQIKTSVVACIIDEQGRTLLTRRCIEPFCSQWVMPGGKIDHGEAILSALHREVVEEVGLEVSVEELIDVYEHIDIGSNGDHYVILYYRCRLTGGELKPNGSECTEARWVTEEELPTMALPPGCRYILGQVFPHLPWGKLSAAIDVAGEVPDQLQMPRS